The Pecten maximus chromosome 14, xPecMax1.1, whole genome shotgun sequence genome includes a region encoding these proteins:
- the LOC117342786 gene encoding uncharacterized protein LOC117342786 — protein MDAIMDLNVTSAVQFGDYTLSVFIYPTAATGVIFHYRSEDFVQHFVLWIAGGILSMEIYEGDTVVSKGAMDQPSIFVKNWYFVALIVQHMNNIELQIQRKSAPQTKSFGVKQSHTLPLNVPGQIRIGAMFERGQNQGPAPSDFVSNFQGQMICVQMYNLRFPTAYYDSALDQCNNANFPSVVLLPATPAPIITTTPRTICAHFDRRDLVFTRVQENSRLLSSINDLDTIVNTSLRRCAVYCVRNQKCVSFTVTKTAEDDKTCRLYPVYNTVYVTASSKTDLYVINVCT, from the exons ATGGACGCCATTATGGATCTCAACGTCACTTCCGCTGTGCAATTTGGTGATTACACACTTAGCGTTTTTATCTATCCGACCGCCGCCACAGGTGTCATCTTTCACTATCGCTCGGAAGATTTCGTCCAGCATTTCGTGCTTTGGATTGCAGGAGGGATATTATCGATGGAAATTTATGAAGGGGACACTGTGGTCAGTAAAGGGGCAATGGATCAACCAAGTATCTTTGTTAAAAACTGGTACTTTGTTGCCCTTATAGTCCAGCATATGAATAACATAGAACTCCAGATCCAACGGAAATCTGCACCCCAAACGAAATCCTTTGGAGTAAAGCAGTCTCATACACTACCTTTGAACGTTCCGGGGCAGATTCGTATCGGGGCTATGTTTGAACGTGGTCAAAACCAGGGGCCAGCGCCGAGTGACTTTGTTTCCAATTTCCAAGGGCAGATGATATGCGTCCAGATGTATAATCTGAGGTTCCCGACTGCGTATTACGATAGCGCCCTTGATCAATGTAACAACGCCAACTTCCCAA GTGTCGTGCTGTTGCCTGCTACGCCTGCTCCGATCATAACCACAACTCCGAGGACTATTTGTGCTCATTTCGATAGACGCGATCTGGTCTTCACACGGGTACAGGAAAACAGTCGACTTCTTTCAAGCATAAACGACTTGGACACGATAGTTAACACCTCTCTTAGAAGATGTGCAGTCTACTGTGTCAGGAATCAAAAGTGCGTGTCCTTCACCGTTACTAAGACAGCAGAAGATGATAAAACATGTCGGCTTTATCCCGTGTACAATACCGTCTACGTCACGGCAAGCAGCAAAACAGACTTGTATGTAATAAACGTGTGTACGTAA